A genomic stretch from Mastacembelus armatus chromosome 7, fMasArm1.2, whole genome shotgun sequence includes:
- the emc1 gene encoding ER membrane protein complex subunit 1, with amino-acid sequence MAKLILLCLKCVILCSTIEALFEDQVGKFDWRQQYVGKVRFSHFDTHIQSSKKVLLATEKNVFAALNTRTGEIFWRHVDKTGSEGNIDALLQNGQDAVLVVGNGRLLRSWEINVGGLNWEVVLDSGSFQSACLVGQQDMVKYVTVLKKTSVSLHYLSNGHQKWIENLPESETVDYQAVYSDGNGEVYALGVVPNSHISVVVYSVEDGEIIKQVSVEAPWLSSIQGSCAVVGQGMLTCVDSATVSLYMLDLHVQGQMTQIPLQSLGLDVTPNFHPVLVSAQPNPARPPLSEFFLQLGSEHYLLLQLNNGQIVTLRDFKPALLVSFATTGEKTVAAVMSPKNRTACSLNLFSAETGRRLLDTTLIFNMDPNGGKPEKLFVHTFLKKDDSVGYRVMVQTEDHTLTFIQQPGRVMWTREEALSDVVTMEMVDLPLTGTQAELEGEFGKKADGLMSMVLKRLSSQLILLQAWVAHLWKLFYDARKPRSQVKNDVTIENLSRDEFNLQKMMVMVTASGKLFGIDSKSGNILWRHYLDDVPSNAAFKLMVQRTTAHFPHPPQCTLLIKDKDSGLAKLHVFNPIFGKKSHVTPPALPQPILQSLMLPLMDQDYAKVLLLIDDQFKVSAFPSTKNVLQQLQDMASSIFFYLVDSSQGKLSGYRLRTDLSTELIWEVIIPTEVQRIVSVKGKRPNEHVHSQGRVMGDRSVLYKYLNPNLLAVVTESTDLHQERSFVGILLIDGVTGRIIHEAVQRKARGPVHVVHSENWVVYEYWSTKSRRNEFSVIELYEGMELYNSTVFSSLDRPHAPQVLQQSYIFPSSISTMEATLTEKGITSRHLLIGLPSGGILSLPKMFLDPRRPEIVSEQNREENLIPYSPELPIRTEWFINYNQSVSRVQGIYTAPSGLESTCLVVAYGLDIYQTHVYPSKQFDVLKDDYDYMLISSVLFALFFGTMISKRLAEVKLLNRAWR; translated from the exons ATGGCAAAGCTAATTTTATTGTGCctgaaatgtgttattttatgcAGCACGATCGAGGCTTTGTTTGAGGATCAAGTAGGCAAATTTGACTG GAGGCAGCAATATGTAGGCAAGGTTCgcttttctcattttgataCTCATATCCAGTCGTCTAAAAAGGTGCTACTGGCAACAGAGAAGAATGTTTTTGCTGCTCTAAACACCAGGACTGGAGAAATCT TTTGGCGGCATGTGGATAAAACTGGGTCAGAGGGAAACATTGATGCTCTTCTACAAAATGGACAAG ACGCAGTGCTTGTGGTTGGTAATGGCCGCCTGCTGCGCTCCTGGGAGATAAATGTTGGCGGCTTAAACTGGGAGGTTGTTCTTGACTCTGGCAG tttCCAGTCAGCATGCTTAGTTGGACAGCAGGACATGGTGAAATATGTGACTGTTTTGAAGAAAACTTCCGTCTCTCTCCATTACCTTTCAAATGGTCATCAAAAATGGATAGAGAATCTTCCTGAAAG TGAAACAGTGGATTACCAGGCTGTGTATTCTGATGGAAATGGTGAGGTTTATGCACTCGGAGTCGTTCCCAATTCGCacatttctgtggttgtgtATAGCGTGGAAGATGgggaaataataaaacag GTATCAGTCGAAGCTCCATGGCTGTCCAGCATCCAAGGCAGCTGTGCAGTGGTCGGCCAGGGGATGTTGACGTGTGTGGACTCTGCAACTGTGTCCCTGTACATGCTTGATTTGCATGTACAGGGACAGATGACCCAGATACCCCTGCAG TCACTGGGACTTGATGTCACCCCCAACTTCCATCCAGTACTCGTGTCCGCCCAGCCCAACCCAGCTAGGCCTCCTCTCTCAGAGTTCTTCCTTCAGCTTGGGTCCGAACACTACCTGCTTCTCCAGCTCAACAATGGTCAGATTGTGACACTGAGGGATTTCAAGCCT GCACTATTGGTTTCATTTGCAACCACTGGAGAGAagactgttgctgctgtcatgTCACCCAAAAATAGAACT GCTTGCAGTCTCAACCTCTTTAGTGCAGAAACTGGACGCAGGCTTCTAGACACAACACTGATTTTCAATATGGATCCTAATGGTGGGAAACCAGAGAAG ctgtttgtaCACACATTCCTCAAGAAAGACGACTCTGTTGGCTACAGGGTCATGGTGCAGACAGAGGACCACACACTCACTTTCATACAACAGCCAG GGCGTGTAATGTGGACAAGAGAGGAGGCCCTGTCAGACGTGGTGACAATGGAAATGGTGGATCTGCCCCTCACAGGAACgcaggcagagctggagggagAGTTTGGCAAAAAGGCCG ACGGCCTgatgtccatggtgctgaagaGGCTGTCCTCTCAGCTCATCTTGCTGCAGGCCTGGGTTGCCCACCTGTGGAAGCTGTTCTACGATGCACGGAAGCCTCGCAGTCAGGTTAAAAATGACGTGACCATTGAGAACCTTTCTAGAGACGAGTTCAACCTACAGAAGATGATGGTTATGGTTACTGCATCTGGAAAG cTCTTTGGGATAGACAGTAAGAGTGGCAACATATTGTGGAGGCACTATCTGGACGACGTCCCATCTAATGCAGCCTTCAAACTAATGGTGCAACGGACCACTGCGCATTTCCCACATCCCCCACAGTGCACGCTGCTCATCAAAGACAAG gacTCAGGTCTGGCCAAACTCCATGTATTCAATCCCATCTTTGGAAAGAAGAGTCACGTCACCCCACCCGCTCTTCCTCAGCCAATACTTCAGTCACTCATGCTGCCACTGATGGACCAGGATTATGCAAAAGTCTTACTTCTCATTGATGACCAGTTCAAG GTGTCTGCTTTTCCTTCTACGAAGAATGTATTGCAGCAGCTCCAAGATATGGCCTCCTCCATATTTTTCTACCTTGTTGACTCCAGCCAGGGAAAACTTTCTGGCTACAGGCTGCGAACG GACTTGTCAACCGAGCTGATTTGGGAGGTCATCATCCCGACCGAGGTGCAGAGGATCGTCTCTGTCAAAGGGAAAAGGCCCAATGAGCACGTGCACTCCCAGGGCAGAGTAATGGGAGACCGCAGTGTGCTCTACAAG tacCTCAACCCCAATCTACTGGCAGTGGTGACTGAGAGTACAGACCTGCATCAGGAGCGCAGCTTCGTCGGAATCCTCCTGATCGACGGTGTGACCGGTCGCATCATCCACGAGGCTGTTCAGAGAAAGGCCAGAGGACCAGTGCATGTAGTTCACTCTGAAAACTGGGTCGTG TACGAGTACTGGAGCACCAAGTCTCGCAGGAACGAGTTCTCTGTAATTGAACTCTATGAAGGAATGGAGCTCTACAACAGCACTGTGTTCAGCTCGCTGGATCGGCCACATGCTCCTCAGGTGCTTCAGCAGTCTTACATTTTCCCTTCCTCCATTTCTACCATGGAGGCCACCCTGACCGAGAAGGGCATCACCAGCCGCCATCTGCTCA TTGGCTTGCCGTCTGGAGGGATTTTGTCATTACCCAAGATGTTCCTTGACCCACGGAGGCCAGAAATAGTGTCTGAGCAAAACCG TGAAGAGAACCTGATACCGTACTCACCGGAGTTGCCAATTCGTACAGAATGGTTCATCAACTACAATCAAAGTGTATCAAGAGTGCAAGGAATTTACACTGCCCCCTCTGGACTTGAGTCGACATGCCTG GTGGTGGCATATGGTCTTGACATTTACCAGACGCACGTGTATCCCTCAAAGCAGTTTGACGTGCTAAAAGACGACTACGACTATATGCTGATCAGCAGTGTACTGTTTGCCCTTTTCTTCGGCACCATGATCAGCAAACGCCTGGCAGAAGTCAAACTGCTCAACCGGGCCTGGCGGTAA
- the errfi1b gene encoding ERBB receptor feedback inhibitor 1, whose product MIETKHILKLPFCRIMAGSQKSYWGQQDLNRVCFGLRAGMEHNLTELEQQQTAKEFNSNISLPQSSFYSDTYRQTSDNILQPHEGDQVVPSSQKRTVFGGHQRQAKPLPPLPDPEELMSDEAADNEVEFFTSDRQRLLPKSCPKAVCRGSSRDCGQVNHAYQESLLQAGGAGLVSVAFSWPGREDRSAGREGGSGANTWAPALQREDCQHVVSAVGHPLCGKQPEQQQSSRFCFSCSGSAFQPHSSSKTCSTDKPQVPPRIPIVLKPPALSKTASTNEEDKPPKIPPRVPLVPPCPPRTPSPKSLPIYINGVMPATQSFAANPKYVSKALQTQQREKAPPAGQFSPCIVPILKDGRQASATHYILLPPGRPAYTDRRERLHSEPARTGNTSVWQNR is encoded by the exons ATGATCGAGACCAAACACATCTTGAAACTGCCTTTTTGCCGCATCATGGCTGGGAGTCAGAAAAGCTACTGGGGACAGCAGGACCTGAACAG AGTGTGCTTTGGCCTGAGAGCTGGCATGGAACACAACCTGACGGAGCTTGAGCAGCAGCAAACGGCCAAGGAATTTAACT CCAATATCTCCCTCCCCCAATCTTCTTTCTACTCTGACACTTACCGCCAAACATCTGATAACATCCTGCAGCCCCATGAGGGAGACCAGGTGGTCCCTTCTTCTCAGAAAAGGACAGTGTTTGGAGGCCACCAGAGACAGGCCAAACCCCTGCCGCCTCTGCCTGACCCTGAGGAGCTCATGTCGGATGAAGCGGCCGATAACGAGGTGGAGTTTTTTACTAGTGACCGTCAGCGCCTATTGCCCAAAAGCTGCCCCAAGGCCGTGTGCAGGGGCAGCAGCAGAGACTGTGGCCAAGTCAATCATGCCTACCAGGAGAGCTTGTTACAGGCTGGTGGTGCTGGGCTTGTCTCTGTGGCTTTCTCCTGGCCAGGCAGAGAGGACAGATCAGCAGGTAGAGAAGGTGGGTCAGGAGCCAACACCTGGGCACCTGCTCTCCAGAGAGAAGACTGCCAACACGTGGTGTCTGCAGTTGGGCATCCCTTGTGTGGGAAACAGCCAGAACAACAACAGTCCTCCAgattctgtttttcctgctcaGGCTCTGCATTCcagccacacagcagcagcaaaaccTGCTCCACCGACAAGCCGCAAGTCCCTCCTCGCATCCCCATCGTGCTAAAACCTCCCGCTCTCTCAAAGACGGCCAGCACCAACGAGGAAGACAAGCCTCCTAAAATCCCTCCAAGGGTCCCTTTAGTTCCTCCCTGCCCACCACGGACCCCGAGCCCCAAAAGCCTTCCCATTTACATCAATGGTGTGATGCCTGCAACACAGAGTTTTGCTGCTAACCCAAAATATGTGAGTAAGGCATTACAGacgcagcagagagaaaaggcgCCACCGGCAGGGCAGTTCTCGCCCTGCATCGTTCCCATTTTGAAGGACGGCAGACAGGCCAGTGCCACACACTACATACTCCTTCCGCCGGGGCGACCAGCGTACACGGACAGACGGGAAAGACTCCACAGTGAACCAGCGAGGACAGGAAACACCAGCGTGTGGCAGAACAGATAG